A genome region from candidate division KSB1 bacterium includes the following:
- a CDS encoding type II toxin-antitoxin system RelE/ParE family toxin → MVKLVWTELSIEDLKEIFDYIAKDSVRYASITVNKIYNRAQDIIDNPYVGRVVPEINIKIIREVISGNYRIVYKIINEFQVDILRVYHSARLLKADRLR, encoded by the coding sequence ATGGTCAAGTTAGTTTGGACTGAATTATCAATAGAAGATTTAAAAGAAATCTTTGACTACATAGCAAAAGATTCTGTGCGATATGCGTCAATCACAGTGAATAAAATCTACAATCGAGCACAAGATATTATTGACAATCCTTATGTTGGACGGGTAGTTCCAGAAATAAATATAAAAATCATCAGAGAAGTGATTTCTGGAAATTATCGGATTGTTTACAAAATAATTAATGAATTTCAAGTTGATATTTTACGAGTTTATCATTCAGCAAGATTATTAAAAGCTGATAGATTGAGATAA
- a CDS encoding patatin-like phospholipase family protein, translated as MNWTGTLSRVCIQMIDRGEDFMLFKRRKQPRIGLALGGGGARGLCMIDFFKVLDEFELKPVVISGTSIGAIMGSFYAAGFSGTRMQELLDEIGLFEFSKLIDISLFTRKAFLKGKAVREFFQEHIGIELFEQLKIPLYVVATDYWRQEQVVMDRGDLISAVRASMSIPGIFEPVERGTRVLVDGGAVNPLPHEIIRDQCDYLIAIDVSGKIAPVKNKRIPSMFDSVMGTFQTLEHALIQHQLEHSKVDYYIAPDLTNIGILDFHKEEQIRESVEPDLNEFRKRLNSDLR; from the coding sequence ATGAATTGGACTGGCACGTTGAGCCGGGTCTGTATTCAGATGATTGACAGGGGAGAGGATTTTATGTTATTTAAACGCAGAAAACAACCGCGCATCGGTCTGGCGCTCGGCGGCGGCGGGGCGCGCGGACTGTGCATGATTGATTTTTTCAAAGTACTGGATGAATTTGAACTCAAACCGGTGGTCATTTCCGGAACCAGTATCGGTGCGATTATGGGATCGTTCTACGCCGCGGGATTTTCCGGAACGCGCATGCAGGAACTTTTGGACGAGATTGGATTATTTGAGTTTTCAAAATTAATAGATATCTCCCTGTTCACCCGCAAGGCGTTTCTCAAGGGCAAGGCTGTTCGCGAGTTTTTTCAGGAGCATATCGGAATAGAACTGTTTGAACAGCTAAAGATTCCACTGTATGTGGTGGCCACGGATTACTGGCGTCAGGAACAGGTGGTCATGGACCGAGGTGATCTCATCTCGGCGGTGCGCGCCAGTATGTCCATCCCCGGCATTTTTGAACCGGTGGAACGCGGCACCCGGGTGCTGGTCGACGGCGGCGCGGTAAATCCCCTGCCGCACGAGATCATTCGTGATCAATGCGATTATCTGATCGCGATTGATGTCAGCGGAAAGATTGCGCCGGTCAAAAACAAACGCATCCCGAGTATGTTCGACAGCGTCATGGGCACGTTTCAGACTCTGGAACATGCCCTGATCCAGCATCAGCTGGAACACAGCAAAGTGGATTATTATATCGCCCCCGATTTGACCAATATCGGAATTCTGGATTTTCACAAGGAAGAGCAGATTCGTGAGAGCGTTGAGCCGGATTTGAATGAATTCCGCAAACGGCTGAACTCCGATTTGCGTTAA
- a CDS encoding metallophosphoesterase — protein sequence MKRLSVMLVLALGLNAAEHASFSFVFMTDIHVQPERKAGEGYLETIKTVNQISPDFVITGDDLIMDALGVRQSRADSLFTMYNDLTQQLGMPVFHTLGNHEVFGLYEKSGVSPQHPLYGKAMFRHVMGYDRTYHSFDYEGWHFICLDAVAYTPERRYYGHIDSLQLDWLKSDLAALEPGTPVVVFTHIPFLSVFTQIQQGATAGNDSGMVIVNSKPVLEVLNDYNVKLVLQGHLHVVESIQWKNTLFVTGGAVSARWWTGARAGFEEGFVVVDINGDELNWRYHELDWHVEPGLYSDD from the coding sequence ATGAAACGATTGAGTGTTATGCTGGTTCTGGCGCTCGGTCTGAACGCTGCAGAACACGCTTCTTTTTCTTTTGTGTTTATGACAGATATCCATGTCCAGCCGGAACGCAAAGCCGGTGAAGGATATCTTGAAACTATCAAAACCGTCAATCAAATCAGCCCGGATTTTGTGATCACCGGCGATGATCTGATTATGGATGCCCTGGGGGTTCGGCAGAGTCGCGCCGACAGTCTGTTCACGATGTATAATGATCTCACCCAACAACTCGGGATGCCGGTGTTTCATACACTGGGGAATCACGAAGTGTTTGGACTGTATGAAAAAAGCGGCGTCTCTCCGCAGCATCCTCTGTACGGGAAAGCCATGTTCCGGCACGTGATGGGATATGACCGCACCTATCATTCTTTCGATTATGAGGGATGGCATTTTATCTGTCTGGATGCGGTCGCATATACGCCGGAACGCCGATATTACGGTCATATCGATTCGCTGCAACTGGATTGGCTGAAATCGGATCTGGCGGCTCTGGAACCCGGCACACCGGTGGTGGTGTTCACACATATCCCGTTTCTCAGCGTGTTCACCCAGATTCAGCAGGGTGCAACCGCCGGCAATGATTCAGGAATGGTGATTGTCAATTCAAAACCGGTGCTCGAGGTTCTGAATGATTACAATGTCAAGCTGGTTTTGCAGGGCCATCTGCACGTGGTGGAATCTATTCAGTGGAAAAACACGCTGTTTGTCACCGGCGGTGCAGTTTCCGCCCGCTGGTGGACCGGTGCGCGCGCCGGCTTTGAAGAGGGATTTGTTGTGGTTGATATAAACGGAGATGAACTGAACTGGCGTTATCATGAATTGGACTGGCACGTTGAGCCGGGTCTGTATTCAGATGATTGA
- a CDS encoding penicillin-binding protein activator LpoB, which produces MRADEATDISGRWNDTDSRITAEAMVRDVLSRPWLGNFVTANNEKPVVIVGSIRNKSSEHIPVDAFIKDIERELINSDQVSFVASSEQREQIREERLDQQSFASMETAKQLANETGADYMMQGTINSIVDSFEGKKTVFYQVDLELIDLEKNTKVWMGDKKIKKLIEQDRYGW; this is translated from the coding sequence ATGCGCGCGGATGAAGCAACAGACATCAGCGGGCGCTGGAATGACACAGATTCCAGAATAACCGCCGAAGCCATGGTTCGGGATGTATTATCCCGTCCCTGGCTGGGCAATTTTGTCACGGCAAACAATGAAAAACCTGTGGTGATTGTGGGCAGCATACGCAACAAGAGCAGTGAGCATATTCCTGTCGATGCATTTATCAAGGATATTGAACGTGAGCTGATCAACAGCGATCAGGTGAGCTTTGTGGCCTCTTCGGAACAGCGGGAGCAAATCCGGGAAGAACGTCTGGATCAGCAGAGTTTTGCCTCCATGGAAACCGCCAAACAGCTGGCCAATGAAACCGGCGCCGATTATATGATGCAAGGGACAATAAATTCCATTGTCGATTCGTTTGAAGGTAAAAAAACTGTCTTTTATCAGGTCGATCTGGAGCTCATTGATCTTGAAAAAAACACCAAAGTATGGATGGGTGATAAAAAAATCAAAAAACTGATCGAACAGGACAGATACGGCTGGTAG
- a CDS encoding LPP20 family lipoprotein, whose translation MSRLISLFIFTLVLFQCTYSSSSQNKGTSSGDQLPNWVHHPHDSYPQSMYLVGIGTGDTRTSAENNAIGAIAKIFQAKVDVDETLVEEYLEDKEGISFTSQMLNKTRVGSNQKLKNITIEKSFFYDKEGLYYVLAYLDRLETEELFRTEIERNNRRTIEYYDQYQAADNKLSRYAYLQKAINLQEVNRVLDAQYQIINVSGEPIEPPIPMSQLQQTRRELLNRISVAVNVSGSHEQEISDYIKSVIGRIGFKINSSPDFEINASLDLMRANLNRDDVTGYNWNLTLNVYDTVNQYGLNTFSLKNRTVGISESQAIAKMMNTIQTKLNKDFYRQFTEYLQSL comes from the coding sequence ATGAGCCGACTGATCAGTTTATTCATTTTTACTCTTGTCTTGTTTCAATGTACATATTCATCTTCATCTCAGAACAAAGGAACATCTTCCGGAGACCAGCTGCCGAACTGGGTGCATCATCCGCATGATTCCTATCCGCAGAGTATGTATCTGGTGGGAATCGGTACCGGAGATACACGAACCTCTGCGGAAAACAACGCGATTGGCGCCATTGCCAAAATTTTTCAGGCCAAAGTCGATGTGGATGAAACGCTGGTAGAGGAATACCTTGAAGACAAAGAGGGCATCAGCTTTACATCGCAGATGCTGAACAAGACCCGGGTGGGCAGCAATCAGAAATTGAAAAACATCACCATCGAAAAATCATTTTTTTATGATAAAGAGGGATTGTATTACGTACTGGCTTATCTCGACCGGCTGGAAACAGAAGAACTGTTCCGCACAGAAATCGAACGCAACAATCGGCGAACCATCGAGTATTATGACCAATATCAGGCGGCGGACAATAAACTGAGCCGCTATGCTTATTTGCAAAAAGCCATCAATTTGCAGGAGGTCAACCGGGTTCTGGACGCCCAATACCAGATCATCAATGTCAGCGGCGAACCGATTGAGCCGCCGATCCCCATGAGCCAGCTGCAGCAGACCCGAAGAGAGCTGTTAAACCGGATCAGCGTCGCCGTGAATGTGAGCGGTTCGCATGAACAGGAAATCAGCGATTATATCAAATCCGTGATCGGGCGGATCGGATTCAAGATCAACAGCTCGCCGGATTTTGAGATCAATGCCTCGCTGGACCTGATGCGCGCCAACCTGAACCGGGACGATGTGACCGGTTACAACTGGAATTTGACGCTGAATGTCTATGATACAGTGAATCAATACGGTTTGAACACCTTTTCCCTGAAAAACCGGACCGTGGGCATTTCGGAAAGCCAGGCGATTGCCAAAATGATGAACACCATCCAAACCAAACTGAACAAGGATTTTTACCGACAATTTACAGAGTATCTGCAATCATTATAA
- a CDS encoding class I SAM-dependent methyltransferase: MDLWAVKSIFYSNRTLPFVSRILVREKQNLRELILAADPDKGLMLDVGTGLGHTLDVLPVSKETICLDASKSMLKKLRSRRDNRLLCADAVRLPFQHASFSFVSCIGVCEYVPDIYTLFQSLNRVLVSGGFLLITSAPDNFWSACRGLLGPSLFTMTSEEFIYTAGTSGLELLHDRRSMMQNQFLFCKP; encoded by the coding sequence ATGGATCTTTGGGCCGTTAAATCTATTTTTTATTCAAACCGGACACTGCCCTTTGTATCCCGGATTCTTGTGCGGGAAAAACAGAATCTGCGGGAACTAATTTTGGCTGCTGATCCGGACAAAGGTCTGATGCTGGATGTCGGTACCGGCCTGGGACACACTTTGGACGTGCTGCCCGTTTCTAAAGAGACCATCTGTCTGGATGCGTCCAAATCGATGCTGAAAAAACTGCGCAGCCGTCGGGACAATCGTCTGCTGTGCGCCGATGCTGTACGTCTGCCTTTTCAGCATGCATCGTTTTCTTTTGTTTCATGTATCGGTGTTTGCGAGTATGTACCGGATATTTATACATTATTTCAGAGTCTGAACCGGGTGCTTGTATCCGGCGGCTTTCTGTTAATCACATCTGCGCCGGATAATTTCTGGAGTGCGTGCCGTGGCTTGCTGGGACCTTCGCTGTTTACCATGACATCTGAGGAATTTATATATACCGCCGGGACATCCGGGCTCGAGCTGTTACACGATCGGCGTTCCATGATGCAGAATCAGTTTTTGTTTTGTAAACCCTGA
- a CDS encoding glycosyltransferase, translating into MAKQLQSYRSIIGDKAVETILDKSRHLSGKRILHVNSTRSGGGVAEILQQLVALMQSLGIDAEWRILAGKEPFFKVTKKIHNSLQGQAGTLSDWEKEIYHQTNSYYADFSPINHDIVIIHDPQPLPQVHLHEKTQPWIWRCHIDLTRPNPDFWEHLRPFVAEYDRMIVSTPEYRKADVDVEQHVFQPAIDPLSDKNRELSGRQITSLFQKYQIPRDKPLITQVSRFDPWKDPRGVLEVYKKVKATCDARMLFCFNSADDDPEGVRVYEEMCHLAADEIASGDVLFVRGDDPLLVNALQRESSVILQKSKREGFGLTVSEAMWKGTPVVASRVGGIPLQIKDGVSGYLVGPQDIDAAANRVTTLLSHPKKAGIIGRNAKERVREHFLITRLLSDYIDLFTEVLESKQYQPTGTRATALAGMVINAL; encoded by the coding sequence ATGGCAAAGCAACTACAATCATATCGAAGCATTATCGGTGACAAGGCTGTAGAAACCATACTGGATAAAAGCCGACATCTGTCCGGTAAACGTATACTGCACGTCAATTCCACCCGCAGCGGAGGCGGTGTAGCAGAAATTTTACAGCAACTCGTAGCCTTGATGCAGAGTCTGGGTATTGACGCGGAATGGCGGATTTTAGCGGGAAAAGAACCGTTTTTCAAAGTAACCAAAAAAATACACAACAGTCTGCAGGGTCAGGCCGGGACCTTGTCGGACTGGGAAAAAGAAATATATCACCAAACCAACAGCTATTATGCGGATTTTTCTCCGATTAATCATGATATTGTGATCATCCACGATCCGCAGCCTTTACCGCAGGTTCATCTGCATGAAAAAACACAGCCCTGGATCTGGCGCTGTCACATCGATCTAACCCGGCCGAATCCCGATTTCTGGGAGCATCTGCGGCCGTTTGTCGCAGAATACGACCGGATGATCGTCTCTACTCCGGAATACCGCAAAGCTGACGTCGATGTTGAACAGCATGTATTCCAGCCTGCCATTGATCCGCTCTCCGATAAAAATCGTGAACTTTCTGGCCGGCAAATCACCAGTCTTTTTCAAAAATATCAAATTCCGCGCGACAAACCATTGATCACTCAGGTGTCCCGGTTTGATCCCTGGAAAGATCCCCGGGGTGTACTCGAGGTCTATAAAAAAGTAAAAGCAACATGCGATGCGCGCATGCTGTTCTGTTTCAATTCAGCAGATGATGATCCGGAAGGTGTCCGGGTCTACGAGGAAATGTGTCATCTGGCTGCGGATGAGATTGCAAGCGGTGATGTCTTGTTCGTACGCGGAGATGATCCTCTGCTGGTGAATGCGCTGCAGCGCGAATCATCCGTGATCCTGCAAAAATCAAAACGCGAGGGATTCGGCCTGACCGTATCAGAGGCCATGTGGAAAGGCACACCGGTGGTGGCATCCCGGGTCGGCGGTATCCCCTTGCAGATCAAAGACGGGGTATCCGGTTATCTGGTGGGTCCACAGGATATTGACGCGGCCGCCAATCGGGTGACGACTCTTCTTTCCCATCCAAAAAAAGCCGGGATCATCGGCAGAAACGCCAAAGAACGGGTCAGGGAGCATTTTCTGATCACGCGGCTGCTCTCCGACTACATCGATCTGTTCACCGAGGTTCTGGAAAGCAAACAGTATCAGCCAACCGGAACCAGAGCGACGGCTTTAGCTGGAATGGTCATTAATGCCCTGTAA
- a CDS encoding BNR repeat-containing protein, whose amino-acid sequence MLCKLQSCNIPVLLLLLIATVMTCDSHKEPQILEQIDVDKVWAGHPVGFCLLTRNDHQFVAYYDANRQMTVAARGLGDSIWHYKHLPSTLGWDSHNYVTLAIDRDSCLHVSGNMHNDSLVYFRSQNPLDVATLDPIHRMTGDAETRVTYPRFMHDAQGNLLFMYRNGGSGNGERLVHRYSESTRRLERLLDTPLLDGRAHSMNAYPAPPVNGPDGYFHLVWMWRNNPDARSNHDISYMRSRDFVHWETAAGKPVSLPVMPDDKEVIVDPVPPNQGLINMGHKVSFDPDGRPVVIYHKYDENGYSQIFLARWKNKKWNIRALSPWMTRWSFRGTGAIECEIKAGPLVMLTDGRLVQSWTHSIQGSGTWELDPETLEVRGSVDLPPRYPVHLQKPESDIEGMTVRWCKDSGDQPSDNADYVMRWETLPVNRDQPANRSFPENSRLRVYQLKNTAQR is encoded by the coding sequence ATGCTGTGCAAACTCCAGTCATGCAACATCCCGGTTTTATTACTTTTATTGATCGCGACGGTAATGACGTGCGATTCACACAAAGAGCCGCAAATTCTTGAGCAGATTGATGTGGACAAAGTATGGGCCGGACATCCGGTCGGTTTCTGTTTATTGACCCGAAATGATCATCAATTTGTGGCTTATTATGATGCCAACCGGCAAATGACGGTAGCAGCGCGCGGACTCGGGGATTCAATCTGGCACTACAAGCATCTCCCCTCAACTCTGGGCTGGGACTCGCATAATTATGTAACCCTGGCAATCGACCGCGACAGTTGTCTTCACGTCAGCGGCAATATGCACAATGATAGTCTGGTCTATTTCCGCAGTCAAAATCCGCTCGATGTTGCAACACTGGACCCTATACACAGGATGACAGGTGACGCCGAAACCAGGGTTACGTATCCCCGATTCATGCACGACGCGCAGGGCAACCTGCTGTTCATGTACCGCAACGGCGGCAGCGGCAACGGGGAACGCCTGGTCCATCGATACAGCGAGAGCACGCGCAGACTGGAACGGCTGCTGGACACCCCCCTGCTGGACGGCCGGGCGCACAGCATGAACGCTTACCCGGCGCCTCCGGTCAACGGGCCGGATGGATATTTTCATCTTGTTTGGATGTGGCGCAACAATCCGGATGCGCGTTCCAATCATGATATCTCGTATATGCGCAGCCGCGATTTTGTACACTGGGAGACAGCTGCCGGCAAACCGGTGTCCCTGCCTGTAATGCCTGATGATAAAGAGGTGATTGTGGATCCGGTGCCGCCGAATCAGGGTTTGATCAACATGGGACATAAAGTCAGTTTTGATCCGGATGGGCGGCCGGTGGTCATTTATCATAAATATGATGAGAACGGTTACAGTCAAATATTCCTCGCCCGCTGGAAGAATAAAAAATGGAATATCCGCGCGCTCAGTCCCTGGATGACCCGCTGGTCTTTCCGGGGCACGGGCGCCATTGAATGTGAAATAAAAGCCGGCCCGCTGGTTATGCTGACGGACGGCAGACTGGTCCAATCCTGGACTCACTCGATTCAGGGCAGCGGAACCTGGGAACTGGATCCGGAGACCCTGGAGGTCAGAGGCTCTGTGGATCTGCCGCCGAGGTATCCGGTTCATCTGCAGAAACCGGAATCCGATATTGAAGGAATGACGGTTCGCTGGTGCAAAGACAGCGGCGATCAACCGTCCGACAATGCAGATTATGTAATGCGCTGGGAGACCCTGCCGGTCAATCGGGATCAGCCCGCAAACAGATCATTTCCGGAAAATTCCAGACTGCGGGTCTACCAATTAAAAAATACGGCACAACGTTAA
- a CDS encoding DUF2809 domain-containing protein: MKPDKKIALLFLVLLIPVGLATKAYTGPLGQWVNHSLGGIIYVIFWSLFLYLLYSKGHPLIIAGIIFLITCILEFAQLWHPAWLEQLRQSFLGRAMLGTSFSWLDYVHYLIGFVISAGLMTVLKQVRQKHSE, from the coding sequence ATGAAACCGGACAAAAAAATTGCACTTCTTTTTCTCGTTCTATTGATCCCGGTTGGACTGGCGACCAAAGCATACACAGGTCCTCTCGGCCAATGGGTAAACCATTCACTGGGCGGCATTATTTATGTGATCTTTTGGTCATTGTTTCTTTACCTGTTGTATTCAAAAGGGCATCCTCTGATCATTGCGGGAATCATTTTCCTGATCACATGTATCCTGGAGTTTGCACAGCTATGGCATCCGGCCTGGCTTGAGCAACTGAGACAGAGTTTTTTGGGCCGGGCCATGCTGGGCACGTCTTTCTCGTGGCTGGATTATGTGCATTACCTGATTGGATTTGTCATCTCTGCCGGTTTGATGACAGTTCTCAAACAGGTCAGGCAGAAACATTCCGAATAA
- a CDS encoding sulfatase — MALKRRAFLKQFGVLTAASVSLLSGCSRRKKPNIVFVMADDLGWSQVGCYGSQYYETPNMNRLAAQGMKFTDAYAAAPVCSPTRASIMTGKYPARLHLTDFISGNPDPQNSTLLQPDWTKYLALDEFTMGEAMKQAGYQTALFGKWHLSKEKLPPESESHNPDKQGFDQSFVTYKPVPRMAKAWQTPENDAHNVQKITDKSLKFIEANKDQPFFLFVSHNSVHTPIVEKQSLIEKYKSKPGSDLPENNPVLGAMIETLDNSVGRIMEKLQDLDLADDTVFIFYSDNGGLERAADQEPLRAGKAALYEGGIRVPLIVKWPGQIRPGSTCKTPVISIDFYPTFAEIAGRDITDQTRDGISLIPLLTETGAIKRDALYWHYPHYHTSGVAPSGAIRRGKYKLIEWFEHSIDGIHQPGAVELYDLEQDISEDHNLAAENPERVSKLHKKLKTWRTAVGAQDMKKRGQ, encoded by the coding sequence ATGGCACTCAAGAGAAGAGCTTTTTTAAAACAGTTCGGCGTATTAACCGCAGCATCCGTTTCACTTTTATCCGGATGTTCGCGGCGGAAAAAACCAAATATCGTATTTGTCATGGCAGACGACCTCGGCTGGAGCCAGGTGGGATGCTACGGAAGCCAGTACTATGAAACACCCAACATGAACCGACTGGCCGCACAGGGCATGAAATTTACCGATGCCTATGCGGCGGCGCCGGTCTGCTCCCCTACCCGCGCCAGCATTATGACCGGCAAGTATCCGGCGCGTCTGCATTTAACCGATTTTATCTCCGGCAATCCGGATCCACAGAACAGCACACTGCTGCAACCCGACTGGACAAAGTACCTCGCACTCGATGAATTCACCATGGGTGAAGCTATGAAGCAGGCGGGCTACCAGACCGCCTTGTTCGGCAAATGGCATCTGAGTAAGGAAAAGCTTCCGCCGGAAAGCGAATCACACAATCCGGACAAACAGGGTTTTGATCAGTCATTTGTCACCTATAAACCGGTACCCCGTATGGCCAAAGCATGGCAGACACCGGAAAATGATGCGCATAATGTGCAAAAAATAACAGACAAATCTCTCAAATTTATCGAGGCAAACAAAGATCAGCCGTTTTTTCTGTTTGTGTCACACAATTCGGTTCATACCCCAATCGTGGAAAAACAAAGCCTGATTGAAAAATACAAATCCAAACCGGGGTCGGACTTGCCGGAAAACAATCCGGTGCTCGGCGCCATGATCGAAACGCTGGATAACAGTGTGGGCCGGATTATGGAAAAACTGCAGGACCTGGATCTGGCGGATGATACAGTTTTTATTTTTTATTCCGACAACGGCGGACTGGAGCGGGCAGCCGATCAGGAGCCGCTGCGTGCCGGAAAAGCCGCGCTTTATGAGGGCGGCATTCGGGTGCCGCTGATCGTAAAATGGCCGGGACAGATCAGGCCGGGCTCAACATGCAAAACTCCGGTGATAAGCATTGATTTTTACCCGACCTTTGCAGAGATAGCCGGACGTGACATCACGGACCAGACCAGGGACGGAATTAGTTTGATTCCGTTATTAACAGAGACCGGAGCAATCAAGAGAGATGCTCTTTACTGGCATTATCCCCACTATCACACATCAGGTGTGGCGCCTTCCGGTGCAATACGCAGGGGCAAATACAAACTGATCGAGTGGTTTGAACACAGTATCGACGGAATCCATCAACCCGGAGCGGTTGAATTGTATGATCTGGAACAGGATATCAGCGAAGACCATAATCTGGCTGCGGAGAATCCTGAGCGGGTGTCAAAACTCCACAAAAAACTCAAAACGTGGCGAACCGCTGTCGGAGCGCAGGATATGAAAAAAAGGGGACAATAG